A genomic segment from Nicotiana sylvestris chromosome 1, ASM39365v2, whole genome shotgun sequence encodes:
- the LOC104210548 gene encoding protein CURLY FLAG LEAF 1-like, with translation MEFPELSLAPSVGKSYNYESEVVNLPMKRKQDMIQASVDLQLKDPLPLDWEQCLDLESGRMYYLNRKTLRKTWDWPKDQKLDLELNMSSFSQQETMEYDHKYYNSKKQNKSNNSSSSMIALPCSNCHLLVIVSQSSPSCPNCKFVHSPLSKKDPSTAKCYDTLSLLN, from the exons ATGGAGTTTCCTGAACTTTCCTTAGCTCCATCTGTTGGTAAAAGCTACAATTATGAATCTGAAGTAGTCAACCTTCCAATGAAGAGAAAGCAAGATATGATTCAAGCAAGTGTTGATCTTCAACTTAAAGACCCTCTTCCTTTGGATTGGGAACAATGTCTTGATCTTGAA TCAGGGAGAATGTATTACCTAAATAGGAAAACATTGAGGAAGACATGGGATTGGCCAAAGGACCAAAAGCTAGACCTTGAATTAAACATGTCAAGTTTCAGCCAACAAGAAACAATGGAATATGATCATAAGTACTATAACTCAAAGAAGCAGAACAAAagcaacaacagcagcagcagtatgATAGCTTTGCCATGTTCAAATTGTCATCTCTTAGTTATAGTGTCACAGTCTTCTCCTTCTTGTCCTAACTGCAAGTTTGTTCATTCTCCACTTTCTAAGAAAGATCCTTCTACCGCAAAATGTTATGACACCTTGAGCCTTTTGAACTGA